One genomic window of uncultured Erythrobacter sp. includes the following:
- the rsmD gene encoding 16S rRNA (guanine(966)-N(2))-methyltransferase RsmD: MRIIAGEWRGRKLAAPKGDGTRPTADRARETLFAMLTSRLGDFEGLQIADLFAGSGALGLEALSRGAAHCLFVEQDRAAVDVIRANVTALGAQARSRVETGSVTQLRAASAPLDLILVDPPYLSGAGEVALDRLLRLGWIGPQTWIAVETSFKEDVVIKGLALDAERRVGKGKLSLLRLAASDADPGPPEAVA, encoded by the coding sequence ATGAGGATTATCGCAGGCGAGTGGCGCGGTCGGAAGCTCGCCGCACCCAAGGGCGACGGCACTCGGCCCACAGCAGACCGCGCGCGCGAAACGCTGTTCGCGATGCTGACGAGCCGCTTGGGCGATTTTGAGGGATTGCAGATTGCGGACTTGTTCGCAGGCTCCGGCGCGCTTGGGCTTGAAGCCCTGTCTCGCGGAGCAGCGCATTGCCTCTTCGTTGAGCAAGACCGCGCAGCGGTGGATGTGATCCGCGCCAATGTCACGGCGCTGGGTGCGCAGGCCCGTTCGCGGGTTGAGACGGGTTCGGTCACGCAACTGCGCGCGGCTTCAGCCCCGCTCGACCTGATCCTCGTCGATCCGCCCTATCTATCGGGCGCGGGCGAGGTGGCGCTGGATCGCTTGCTGCGGCTTGGCTGGATCGGTCCGCAGACCTGGATCGCGGTCGAAACCAGCTTCAAGGAAGATGTGGTGATCAAAGGCCTCGCGCTCGATGCGGAACGCCGGGTCGGCAAGGGCAAGCTTAGCCTTTTAAGACTAGCCGCATCCGATGCCGACCCGGGTCCGCCTGAAGCGGTGGCTTAG
- a CDS encoding UvrD-helicase domain-containing protein — protein MSTNLPSPTPARDSGTVPAYAARLNPPQRAAVLATEGPVLMLAGAGTGKTAALTARLAHLVATGRAYPSQILCVTFTNKAAREMRERVTHHLGPQAEGLPWLGTFHSICAKMLRRHAELVGLQHNYTIIDTDDQLRLLKALIAEADLDEKRWPARQLAGLIDRWKNRGLNPADLDAVENEAYANGKGTALYTRYQERLKALNACDFGDLMLHMLNILRSHHDILADYQRRFRYIMVDEYQDTNAVQYLWLRLLAQGHKNICVVGDDDQSIYSWRGAEVANILRFEKDFPGAEVIRLEQNYRSTPHILGAAAGLIRANSQRHDKTLWTEVNGGDKVKVIGVWDAPEEARRVGEAIERLEREGAALNQVAILVRAQYQTREFEDRFIQIGINYRIIGGFGFYERAEIRDALAYLRLIAQPQDDLAFERIHNQPKRGLGAKALEQMHSHARRTGLPLAAAALQLADSDELPKRSAMTIGGLMRQFLHWREASDTLSPADLLSLVLEESGYNAMLSADRSPESAGRAENLSELARAMEEYETLGDFLEHVSLVMDNDRSDAEETVTIMTIHAAKGLEFDNVFCVGWEEGVFPSQRAIDEGGLASLEEERRLAYVAITRARRHCTILHAANRRIYGQWTSSIPSRFIEDLPEEHIEQETTLTGGASLWRANWSEQDDPFAHVARDRPDRAQQRGPGWQRALTSGYDTKPARVRENTRSAASFAAPARSDIAIGAMVTHTKFGTGCVIDQEGNKLTIMFEDAGEKRVLDSFVTVVG, from the coding sequence ATGAGCACCAACCTGCCCTCCCCAACGCCAGCGCGCGATTCCGGCACCGTGCCCGCCTACGCTGCGCGGCTGAACCCGCCGCAGCGCGCCGCTGTGCTCGCAACCGAAGGCCCGGTGCTGATGCTGGCGGGCGCCGGGACGGGCAAGACCGCCGCACTGACGGCCCGGCTGGCGCATCTGGTGGCGACCGGGCGCGCATACCCCTCGCAAATCCTTTGCGTCACGTTCACCAACAAGGCCGCGCGCGAGATGCGTGAGCGGGTGACGCACCACCTCGGCCCGCAGGCAGAAGGGCTGCCGTGGCTCGGCACGTTCCATTCGATCTGCGCCAAGATGCTGCGCCGCCATGCCGAGCTGGTCGGCCTCCAGCACAATTACACCATCATCGATACCGACGATCAGCTGCGCCTGCTGAAGGCTCTGATTGCCGAGGCCGATCTTGACGAAAAGCGCTGGCCCGCGCGGCAATTGGCCGGGCTGATCGACCGCTGGAAGAACCGCGGATTGAACCCCGCCGACTTGGATGCGGTGGAGAACGAAGCCTATGCCAATGGCAAGGGCACCGCGCTCTACACGCGCTATCAGGAGCGGCTGAAGGCGCTCAATGCCTGCGATTTCGGCGATCTGATGCTGCACATGCTGAACATCCTGCGCAGCCATCACGACATCCTCGCCGATTACCAGCGCCGCTTCCGTTACATCATGGTGGACGAATATCAGGACACCAATGCCGTCCAATACCTGTGGCTGCGACTATTGGCGCAGGGGCACAAGAATATCTGCGTGGTCGGCGATGACGACCAGTCGATCTATTCGTGGCGCGGGGCGGAAGTCGCCAACATCCTTAGGTTCGAGAAGGATTTCCCCGGCGCGGAAGTAATCCGGCTCGAACAGAATTACCGCTCCACCCCGCACATCCTGGGCGCGGCGGCGGGCCTGATCCGGGCCAATTCACAGCGCCACGACAAGACGCTTTGGACCGAGGTCAACGGGGGCGACAAGGTCAAGGTCATCGGCGTGTGGGACGCACCCGAAGAAGCGCGCCGGGTGGGCGAGGCGATTGAGCGGCTTGAGCGCGAAGGTGCGGCGCTCAATCAGGTCGCCATCCTCGTGCGCGCGCAATACCAGACCCGCGAATTTGAAGACCGCTTCATTCAGATCGGCATCAACTACCGCATCATCGGCGGCTTCGGATTCTACGAGCGTGCCGAGATCCGCGATGCGCTCGCCTACCTGCGCCTGATCGCGCAGCCGCAGGACGATCTCGCCTTCGAGCGCATCCACAACCAACCCAAGCGCGGGCTTGGTGCCAAGGCCTTGGAGCAGATGCACAGCCACGCGCGCCGCACCGGCCTGCCACTGGCCGCCGCCGCGCTGCAACTGGCCGACAGCGACGAATTGCCCAAACGCAGCGCCATGACCATCGGCGGGTTGATGCGCCAGTTCCTGCACTGGCGTGAGGCATCGGACACGCTCTCGCCTGCCGATCTGCTCAGTCTGGTGCTGGAGGAATCGGGTTACAACGCGATGCTGTCCGCCGACCGCTCGCCCGAAAGTGCGGGCCGCGCCGAAAACCTTTCCGAACTCGCACGCGCGATGGAGGAGTACGAAACGCTCGGCGATTTCCTCGAGCATGTCAGCCTGGTGATGGACAATGACCGGTCGGATGCTGAGGAGACGGTGACGATCATGACGATCCACGCCGCCAAGGGGCTGGAATTCGACAATGTCTTCTGTGTCGGCTGGGAGGAAGGCGTCTTCCCTTCGCAGCGCGCAATCGACGAAGGCGGGCTGGCGTCCTTGGAAGAGGAGCGCCGCCTCGCTTACGTGGCGATCACGCGCGCGCGGCGACACTGCACCATCCTCCACGCCGCGAACCGCCGGATCTACGGGCAGTGGACCAGCTCCATCCCCTCGCGCTTCATCGAGGATCTACCGGAAGAGCATATCGAGCAGGAAACCACGCTAACCGGTGGAGCCTCGCTGTGGCGGGCAAACTGGAGCGAGCAGGATGATCCTTTCGCCCATGTCGCGCGCGACCGGCCCGATCGCGCGCAGCAGCGCGGCCCCGGGTGGCAGCGCGCTTTAACGTCGGGTTACGACACCAAGCCCGCCCGCGTGCGGGAGAACACCCGCTCAGCCGCCAGCTTCGCCGCGCCTGCCCGCAGCGATATCGCCATCGGTGCGATGGTGACGCACACGAAATTCGGCACCGGCTGCGTGATCGATCAGGAGGGCAACAAGCTCACGATCATGTTCGAGGACGCAGGCGAGAAGCGGGTGCTGGATAGTTTCGTGACGGTGGTTGGCTAA
- a CDS encoding DUF4262 domain-containing protein, giving the protein MARQAHAGVGMLQRFRDWIDDARLQAHDSSLLKKIKKFGWTATYVYGDGDEDHQDFAYTLGFSDFAAPELIVFNFDPQLVNGLFWQYFEYQKSGRGLVDGLVFRIPEMDGFECTLRKAVKPQTWERHVFDTIRYSRMQGRGNRPEVMQIVWPSAATGQYPWSPGCPETVITSQPALFEGNPPAGAPMVDLPL; this is encoded by the coding sequence GTGGCCAGACAGGCGCACGCGGGGGTCGGTATGTTGCAGCGGTTTCGTGACTGGATCGATGACGCCCGGTTGCAGGCTCATGATTCCTCGCTGCTGAAGAAGATCAAGAAGTTCGGCTGGACCGCGACCTACGTCTATGGCGACGGCGACGAGGACCATCAGGATTTTGCCTATACGCTCGGATTTTCGGACTTCGCCGCGCCCGAGCTGATTGTCTTCAACTTTGATCCGCAGCTCGTCAACGGGCTGTTCTGGCAGTATTTCGAGTACCAGAAATCAGGGCGGGGACTCGTCGATGGCCTGGTTTTCCGGATCCCGGAGATGGACGGCTTCGAGTGCACGCTGCGCAAGGCAGTGAAGCCGCAGACGTGGGAGCGGCACGTCTTCGACACTATCCGCTATTCCCGCATGCAAGGTCGGGGTAACCGGCCCGAAGTCATGCAAATCGTCTGGCCCAGTGCCGCGACCGGCCAATATCCGTGGTCGCCGGGATGTCCCGAAACGGTGATCACCAGCCAGCCTGCACTTTTCGAGGGAAATCCGCCCGCCGGTGCGCCGATGGTGGACCTGCCCCTTTAG